The DNA sequence ACGGGAGTGCGACGCGCGGGGCGTGACGGGGCAGGCGGTGACGCCGTTCCTCCTCGACCACCTGGTCCGGCACACCGAAGGGGCCTCCCTGGAGGCGAATCTGGCGGCCGTACGAGGCAACGTCCGGCTGGCGGCACGGATCGCGGCCGCGTGGGCGCGGGGATGACGAGCGGGGGCCGCGCCGGGGACCCGGCGGGCGGAAGCCGTGCTCAGGGGCTGCTGGTCGTCGGTGACGTCGTCACGGACGTCGTCGCCCGGCACCGCACCCCGCTGGTGCCCGGCACCGACACCGAGGCCGCGATCCGCACGGTGCCGGGCGGCGCGGGCGCCAACGTCGCGTGCTGGGCGGCCTGCTGGGGGCACCGGGACGTGCGCTTCCTGGGGCGCGTGGGCGCCGACGCGGCGGCCTGGCACGAGGAGAACCTGGTCCGGGCCGCCGTACGCCCCCACCTCGTCGTCGACCCCGACGCGCCCACCGGCACCGTGATCAGCCTGGTCGACACGGGCAACGGCACGGCGGAGCGGACCTTCCTCACGGACAGCGGTGCGTCGCTGCGCCTCACCACCGCCGACTGGTCGCCGTCGCTGCTCGACGGCGTGGGCTGGCTGCACCTGTCCGGCTACTTGTTCTTCGCCGAGTCCAGCCGGGCGGCCGCGCGGGCGGCCCTCGGCGCGGCGCGCGCACGCGGCGTGACCGTGAGCGTGGACCCGGCGTCGGCGGGCTTCCTCGCACGGCACGGCACGGACCGCTTCCTGGCGTGGTGCGGCGGCGTGGACGTCCTGCTGCCGAGCCGGGACGAGGCGGAGCTGCTCACGGGCCTGCCCGGCGCGGCGGACGCGGCGCGGGCGCTGAGCCGCCGCTTCCCCACGGTGGTGGTCACGTCGGGCCGCGGGGGCGCGGTGGCCGCACGGGACGGCGAGGTGCGGGTGCGGATGCCCGCGGAACGGGTGGACGCGCGGGACTCCACGGGCGCGGGCGACGCGTTCACCGGCGCGTTCGTCGCCTCTCGGCTCGCGGGCGCGAAGCTGTGCGACGCGGTGGCCGAGGGCTGCGGCGCCGGGGCGCGGGCGGTGTCCCGGGTGGGGGCGCGCCCCGCGCCGACGGTTCCGCCGGACGGCGGCGGGCAGGCGTAGCGGCAACGGTTCCGGGGCGCCGCGGTGGGCAGGCGCGGCAACGACCCGGACCGGAATCTTCCGATCCCCCAGGCTGAAACGCGGTGGGGGCCGGACTGGCAGACTTGTCCCTCAAGTCCAGCACGAGGAGCCGCACATGTCGATGGGGAGCAACTTGCGGAAGGTGAGCAGCCTCCGCAAGGTCGGGAACCTGAGGAGCGTTCGCGGCCTGCAGAAGGTGGCGCGCCTGACCCGGCGCAGCCCGCGCGTCGATCTGAGCCACCCCGCCCGCTCCCCCCTGGGCTCCTCAGTGGTGAAGTGCGTGACCTATCGCAAAGGGGTGCGGCAGACCGCGGAGCGCGACGGTGACCTCGTCGAGGCCGTGGCCCAGGTCCGCAAGGACGACGACGGCTTCGTCTGGCTCGGCCTGCACGAACCCACGGAGCTGGAGTTCGCCGGCATCGCCGAGCTGTTCGGCCTGCATCCGCTGGCGGTCGAGGACGCGGTCCACGCCCACCAGCGGCCGAAGGTCGAGCGCTATGACCAGACGCTGTTCGCCGTGTTCAAAACCGTCTGCTACGTCGAGCACGCCGAGCTGACCGCGACCAGCGAGGTCGTGGACACCGGCGAGATCATGGTCTTCGTCGGCCGCGAGTTCGTGATCACCGTGCGGCACGGCAGGCACGGCTCCCTCGGCCCGCTGCGCGAGCAGCTCGAGTCGACGCCCGAGCAGCTCGCCCAGGGACCGGCCGCGGTGCTGCACGCGATCGCGGACCACGTCGTCGACGACTACCTCGACGTGACGGAGGCGGTGCAGGCCGACATCGACGAGGTCGAGTCGGAGGTGTTCTCCTCCACCGGGGCGCGCACGGCCGACCCCGGCCGCATCTACCAGCTCAAGCGCGAACTGCTCGAACTGAAGCGCGCGGTGGTGCCCCTCGCCCGCCCGCTCCAGGTGCTCGCCACCCAGCCGATACGCGTCATCGCCCCCGAGATACAGGCGTACTTCCGCGACGTGGACGACCACCTCAAGCGGGTCACCGAGCAGATAGCGGCCTTCGACGAACTGCTGAACTCGATCCTCCAGGCCCACCTCGCCC is a window from the Streptomyces spectabilis genome containing:
- a CDS encoding carbohydrate kinase family protein; translated protein: MTSGGRAGDPAGGSRAQGLLVVGDVVTDVVARHRTPLVPGTDTEAAIRTVPGGAGANVACWAACWGHRDVRFLGRVGADAAAWHEENLVRAAVRPHLVVDPDAPTGTVISLVDTGNGTAERTFLTDSGASLRLTTADWSPSLLDGVGWLHLSGYLFFAESSRAAARAALGAARARGVTVSVDPASAGFLARHGTDRFLAWCGGVDVLLPSRDEAELLTGLPGAADAARALSRRFPTVVVTSGRGGAVAARDGEVRVRMPAERVDARDSTGAGDAFTGAFVASRLAGAKLCDAVAEGCGAGARAVSRVGARPAPTVPPDGGGQA
- the corA gene encoding magnesium/cobalt transporter CorA codes for the protein MSMGSNLRKVSSLRKVGNLRSVRGLQKVARLTRRSPRVDLSHPARSPLGSSVVKCVTYRKGVRQTAERDGDLVEAVAQVRKDDDGFVWLGLHEPTELEFAGIAELFGLHPLAVEDAVHAHQRPKVERYDQTLFAVFKTVCYVEHAELTATSEVVDTGEIMVFVGREFVITVRHGRHGSLGPLREQLESTPEQLAQGPAAVLHAIADHVVDDYLDVTEAVQADIDEVESEVFSSTGARTADPGRIYQLKRELLELKRAVVPLARPLQVLATQPIRVIAPEIQAYFRDVDDHLKRVTEQIAAFDELLNSILQAHLAQVTVAQNDATRKITAWAAIVAVPTMMCGIYGMNFDHMPELRWRFGYALVMGVIATACVVLYRGFRRNGWL